A stretch of DNA from Gigantopelta aegis isolate Gae_Host unplaced genomic scaffold, Gae_host_genome ctg6806_pilon_pilon, whole genome shotgun sequence:
CCATAATGCTGATATCGACATTGTTACAAAGGTAATTCTGATCATGAGAATGAATGTgctttaaatgtaatatttaaactgTGGTAAAGAGATAATAACTATGTATTAATCATGGTATTTGTTAATTGATCAATGagataaataaatgtttcacCTCTGTTAGTTTATACTGATGAAGTTATTATAaacttttgtcattttaaaaattgtaacaaTAATTCAGCagctaatatattttgttggttCACAGTAATGGGattattgtaatgtatttaGGAGGAACTGCCTCAAGTTATGTTAGCTGCAAGAAATGGCCACAAAGATGTGATTTGGATTTTAATAGAGAGAGGAGCCAATCTAGATCTTGTTGATGCAGTAAATGTTTATGTgcatatgttatataataactCCAGAGCTTCATCATTTTGAGTTTAATTGGGTTATTATAAAAAATCTCCTTTTTAATTCAAAATACTAAGAGCTATTGAAATTTAACCATGTTATTGTTAAGGTGATAACAATTATCCAGTCTTGACTAATCAATGTATACTTGTAGGCTTCATATTTTTATCAGGACAATGAAtgattttactatttatttagtGTGTTAGTGGTCTAATTTGACAGTCAAATATTTGTCTTTCAATAGGATGGATGGGTGGCTCTTCATTATGCAAGTATTAATGGACATAGTAATGTTGTTCAAATATTACTTAACCATAATGCTGATATCGACATTGTTACAAAGGTAATTCTGATCATGAGAATGAATGTgctttaaatgtaatatttaaactgTGGTAAAGAGATAATAACTATGTATTAATCATGGTATTCGTTAATTGACCAATGAGATAAATAAAAGTTTCACCTCTGTTTTAGTATATACTGAGTAAgttattttaaacttttgtcTAACGTTGTGGTTTCTAAGGTTTATAGCAAATAAATTTTGCTAAAACTGCTgcgttatttttaaattttttataagtcaatttattttttattacaatcattttaaaatttgtaataataattcagCAGCTTATGTATCTCAAAGATGTAACTCAAAGTGTACTCATGTCATCCATTTACAACAGTGTTTGTAGAGatcatttacaattgttataatatattcttGATGGTTCACATTAATGggattattgtaatatatttaggaGGGACTGACTCCAGTTATGTTAGCTGCAAGAAATGGCCACAAAGATGTGATTTGGATTTTAATAGAGAGAGGAGCCAATCTAGATCTTGTTGATGCAGTAAGTGTTTATGtgcatatgttatattataactCCAGAGCTTCATCATTTTGAGTTTAATTGGGTTATTATAAAAATCTCCTTTTTACTTCAAAATACTAAGAGCTATTTAAAATTAACCATGTTATTGTTATGTTTAAGGTAATGATTTTACTATTTGAGTAGTGTTTTGAAGTAGATACTTTTATCTAGTCTTGACTATCAATGTAAACTAATGGACATAGTAATGTTGTTGAAATATTACTTAACCATAATGCTGATATCGACATTGTTACAAAGGTAATTCAGATCATGTGAATGTATGTGCTTTAACTGTAATCTTTAAACTGTGGTAAAGAGATAATAACTACATATTTATCATGGTATTCGTTAATTGACCAATGagataaataaatttttcacCTCTGTTAGTATATACtgtttaagttattttaaacttttgtcTAAGGTTGTGGTTTCTAAGGTTATAGCAAATAAATTTTGCTAAAACTGCTgcgttatttttaaattttttataagtcaatttatttttattacaatcattttaaaatttgtaataataattcagCAGCTTATGTATCTCAAAGATGTAACTCAAAGTGTACTCATGTCATCCATTTACAATAGTGTTTGTAGAGatcatttacaattgttataatatattctGTTGGTTCACATTAATGggattattgtaatatatttaggaAGGACTGACTCCAGTTATGTTAGCTGCAAGAAATGGCCACAAAGATGTGATTTGGATTTTAATAGAGAGAGGAGCCAATCTAGATCTTGTTGATGCAGTAagtgtttatgtatatgtgttatatTATAACTCCAGAATTTCATCACTTTGAGTTTATTTGGGTTATTATAAAAATCTCCTTTTTACTTCAAAATACTAAGAGCTATTGAAATTTAACCATGTTATTGTTAAGGTGATAACAATTATCCAGTCTTGACTACTCAATGAAAACTAGCAGGCTTCATATTTTTATCAGCGCCACAGATGCTTTTCCTATTTATTTAGTCTGTTAGTTGTCTAATGTTCGTATTTATTTAGTCTGTTAGTGGTCTAAGTTTACAGTCAATATTTGTCTTTTATTACAATAGGGTGGAAAAGTGGCTCTTCATTATGCAAGTATTAATGGACATAGTAATGTTGTTGAAATATTACTCAACCATAATGCTGATATCAACATTGTTACAAAGGTAATTCTGATCATGAAAATGAATGTGCTTTAACTGTAATCTTTAAACTGTGGTAAAGAGATAATAACTATGTATTTATCATGGTATTCGTTAATTGACCAATGagataaataaatttttcacTTCTGTTAGTATATACTGATTAAGTTATTATAAaacttttgtcattttaaaaattgtaacaaTAATTCAACAGCTAATAATTTTTGTTGGTTCACAGTAATGGGattattgtaatgtatttaGGAGGAACTGCCTCAAGTTATGTTAGCTGCAAGAAATGGCCACAAAGATGTGATTTGGATTTTAATAGAGAGAGAAGCCAATCTAGATCTTGTTGATGCAGTAAATGTTTATGTgcatatgttatataataactCCAGAGCTTCATCATTTTGAGTTTAACTGGGTTATTATAAAAATCTCCTTTTTTACTTCAAAATACTAAAAGCTATTGAAATTTAAACCATGTTATTGTTAAGGTGATAACAATTATCTAGTCTTGACTAATCAATGTATACTTGTAggtttcatatttttatcagGACAATGGAtgattttactatttatttagtGTGTTAGTGGTCTAATTTGACAGTCAAATATTTGTCTTACAATAGGATGGATGGGTGGCTCTTCATTATGCAAGTATTAATGGACATAGTAATGTTGTTGAAATATTACTTAACCATAATGCTGATATCGACATTGTTACAAAGGTAATTCAGATCATGAGAATGAATGTGCTTTAAATGTAATCTTTAAACTGTGGTAAAGAGATAATAGGGTAATTCCATATCAGTTCAACAAAAGTTCGCACATGACCTTCTTAGAATTGGACGCAACTCGGTATACAAGTAGCCCTAGTGGTGGCATAATACCTGTAGGAGTTGGTACTCAGTGGTTGTATGGCTTCCCAGTAATTTCCAATTGAATATTATAGATTTTATGAATTTTTTGGCGTACTAGTAACTCTTAAAAGCAATGTAACTTTATTATTTCACAATCTTTAGTTTAATTGTAGGCTCATTCATtgtttgacctttgacctctcTGAAAGTGCTtaatggatttaaaaaatattttttgtagataACTGCCAAACATTCCTCTAAATGCTCTgcaagtttttgttttgggggtccATTGGGATCAAGAGATATGTGCTATTTTATAATTGTATGTAGGCTATATAGCTTAAGTATCACACAAACTTAGCCTTATGTATTGGATTTACTCcatattttacaattatatgcactttttgcCATAATGTGCATAATGTATCAAGGTGTGTTCGCTTCCTGTTTTAAATTTgctgttggttttgttttatctgGAAAACTCCTAAGGTGGTCTTTCATTGGAAATGTTATTGCACCTGTAGTTAACACATTCAGAAGGTGCTAAGTTCTCCAGGAAGTATCACTTTCTAATAGCCCCCATTTTTGTCACACTTGGTGAGGAGTTTTCATTGAAGAAGAGGTTACAGGTATTTGTCTATAATGGCTCAGTCTTGTTGCAATCCTTTTGATATACCTGGCCATATGTGGAAGAGTCGCAGGAAGAACCTCAGACCAGTGACTGCCTGGATGTACAATAGAGCTCCACATATTTCAATGGGGTCAAAAATTTGTGACACCTGCAGGAAGAAGTTAAGTGAATCAGACATGCCCACCCTCTGTTTTCTGAGCCTGATCCTCCCAGCTCTCCTAGACCTCCAAGTCCTGAAGCTAACGAACAGGAACCATTCTATTTACAGACTTCTGCAGTAGTGTCTTCTCTCAATCAGTGCCTAGTAGAAATAGGTGAAACACCATACTCTCAGAGCAGAGCTCGTGCTAAGGGTTACCCCAGAGAAAAGGTGAAGAGGATCACTGAAGCAATGCAACGAATGGTTATCCCTGGAGAACCCACTGATGATGGTACTGAAATGCTCCAACAGCTGAAAGAAAAGTTTTAGTCGACGACTAAAAGAAATGAACAGCTTCAAGTACTCACTGTGTTACCAAAGAGTTGgtctattaaaaaaattcaacaagAGTTTGGTGTCTCAACCTATATGGCACGTAAATCAAAGAAGTTGGTAGAAGAAAAGGGCATTCTTTCTCTTCCTGATCCAGTACGTGGGCATTCACTGCTGCAAGAAAACAGTTGATTTTGTGCGTGACTTCTATGAATCTGATGACATAAGTCGTGTAATGCCAGGCAAGAAAGATTTTGTATCTGTGAAAAAAGCAGGCATACGTCACCACCTTCAAAAGCGATTGGTTCTGAGTAACCTGAGGGAGATGTACTGTGAGTTCAAGGAGAGATATCCGGATCAAAAAATTGGATTCTCCAAGTTTGCTGATCTGAGACCAAAGCATTGCATTTTGGCTGGAGCCAGTGGTACAcgctctgtctgtgtgtgtacaatACATCAAAATGTAAAGTTGATGATGATGGAGGTGCAACTACCAGAGCTACTGACATACCACCACTGTTTGGCAAAAATCATGTGCAATCCTGCACATCCTAGGTGCTACATAGGTGAATGTGATACCTGTCCTGGAATTGAGAAGCTGAAGGAAGAATTACTCACAAAGTTTGATGAAAATGACATTGATCACATTGCCTACAAACAGTGGGGTTTCCACTGACAGATCGACACTCGAGACATATTTGTCTCAAACGGAGGAATTTGCTGACTTATTTTGTGATAAGTTAGAACTCTTGCGTCCCCATTCATTTATTGCAAAAGAGCAGGCTTCGTTTTATGCAACTTGTAAGACAACCCTAAAAGAGGGAGAGTTTTTAGTTACAGCAGACTTCTCCGAAAACTATTCATTTGTGCTACAAGATTCTGCCCAAGGGTTTCACTGGAACAACTCTCAAGCAACTCTACACCCTTTTTTGCCTACTATCTGGATTCGGCACAGGGTACACCATTTGAGTTATGTAATTATATCAGATTGTCTGCACCACGACACAATAGCAGTTCACCTTTTCCAAAAAAGCTTTATTTCCTTTTTGAAGAATTTTCTGCCTCTAGCATTGCaccaaagaaaataatatatttctctGATGGTGCTGCTTCACAGTACAAAAACCGAAAAAATTTCCTCAATTTGTGTCACCACCAAGGCGACTTTGGAGTTGCAGCTGAATGGCATTTTTCGGCCACTTCACATGGGAAGGGAGCCTGTGATGGTCTTGGTGGAACAGTCAAACGACTAGCAGCTCGGGCTAGCCTACAAAGACCATACAATGACCAGCTAATGGACACCTCGTCAGCTGTTCGACTGGGCAAGTGAAAATGTACCATCAGTTCACTTTGGCTACTGCAGCAATGAAGACTATGAAAGTGAAAAACACATTCTAGATCAATGTTTTCAGCATTCTCGCACGATTCCAGGTACTAGAAAGCTGCATTCATTTGTGCCTGTTTCAAACAACATTGTGGAAGTTAGATGTTATTCAACCTCAGATGCTTCCAGGAAAGAGCGAGTCACACTGACAAAGGATGATCTCTCACCTGAAACAATTGCTGGTTTTGTCACTTGTTTTCGTGATGGCAACTGGTGGTTAGCATGTGGACTAGATGTCACTCAGGAAGTGAGGCTGACATTTCTTTACCCTTCTGGTCCATCAAGCTCATACAGATACCCACAACACCGAGATATCTCCAGTGTTccaattacaaatattttaacccGAGTAGATCCAAGAACAAGAGCTGGTCGTGTATACacgttacaaaaaaaaagagattatGTGTGCATCCGAAAAGCTTCAAACTATTCTGTCAAAGAACTAAATAACTGTTTTTGTACTGTCTTTTTCTCTGTTGATTTTGAGTATGTAAAACATTACCAATGACTACAACATAGTATTTCTGAGCTAACCTACATACAATTATAAAATAGCACATATCTCTTGATCCCAATGGACCCCAAAGACAAAACTTGCAGAGCATTTAGAGGAATGTTTGGCAGTtatctacaaaaaatattttttaaatccattCAGCACTTTCAgagaggtcaaaggtcaaacaATGAATGAGCCGTACAATAATTAAGACTTTGTTGGATGAAGCCATACAACATATCATATGAAAGCTCATTATTCGTACTATAAGATGCTATAATTACTAAACTAAAGATTGTGAAATAATAACGTTACATTGCTTTTAAGAGTTACTAGTACGGCAAAAATTCATAAAATCTATAATATTCAATTGGAAATTACTGGGAAGCCATACAACCACTGAGTACCAAACTCCTACTGGTATTATGCCACCACTAGGGCTACTTGTATACCGAGTTGCGTCCAATTCTAAGAAGGTCATGTGCGAACTTTTGTTGAACTGATATGGAATTACCCAATAACTACATATTTATCATGGTATTCGTTAAATTGACCAATGAGATAATAAATTTTTCATCTCTGTTAGTATATACtgtttaagttattttaaacttttgtcTAAGGTTGTGGTTTCTAAAGTTATAGCAAATAAATTTTGCTAAAACTGCTgcgttatttttaaatttgttataagtcaatttatttatattacaatcattttaaaatttgtaataataattcagCAGCTTATGTATCTCAAAGATGTAACTCAAAGTGTACTCATGTCATCCATTTACAATAGTGTGTTTGTAGAGatcatttacaattgttataatatattctGTTGGTTCACATTAATGggattattgtaatatatttaggaGGGACTGACTCCAGTATGTTAGCTGTAAGAAATGGCCACAAAGATGTGATTTGGATTTTAATAGAGAGAGGAGCCAATCTAGATCTTGTTGATGAAGTAAGTGTTTATGtgcatatgttatattataactCCAGAACTTCATCACTTTGAGTTTAATTGGGTTATTATAAAAATCTCCTTTTTAATTCAAAATACTAAGAGCTATTGAAATTTAACCATGTTATTGTTGAGGTAATAACAATTATCCAGTCTTGACTACTCAATGAAACTAGCAGGCTTCATATTTTTATCAGTGCCACGGATGCTTTTCCTATTTATTTAGTCTGTTAGTTGTCTAATGTTCGTATTTATTTAGTCTGTTAGTGGTCTAAGTTTACAGTCAATATTTGTCTTTTTATTACAATAGGGTGGAAAAGTGGCTCTTCATTATGCAAGTATTAATGGACATAGTAATGTTGTTGAAATATTACTCAACCATAATGCTGATATCAACATTGTTTACAAAGGTAATTCTGAACATGAAATGAATGTGCTTTAACTGTAATCTTTAAACTGTGGTAAAGAGATAATAACTATGTATTTATCATAGTATTCGTTAATTGACCAATGagataaataaatttttcaaCTCTGTTAGTATATACTGATAAGTTATTATAaacttttgtcattttaaaaattgtaacaaTAATTCAG
This window harbors:
- the LOC121366719 gene encoding ankyrin repeat domain-containing protein 50-like is translated as MSISILMQRGANLDLGDAEGLTPVMLAARNGHKDVIWILIERGTNLDLVDAEELPQVMLAARNGHKDVIWILIERGANLDLVDAGGKVALHYASINGHSNVVEILLNHSADIDIVTKEELPQVMLAARNGHKDVIWILIERGANLDLVDAEELPQVMLAARNGHKDVIWILIERGANLDLVDAEGLTPVMLAARNGHKDVIWILIERGANLDLVDAEGLTPVMLAARNGHKDVIWILIERGANLDLVDAEELPQVMLAARNGHKDVIWILIEREANLDLVDAPDPPSSPRPPSPEANEQEPFYLQTSAVVSSLNQCLVEIGETPYSQSRARAKGYPREKVKRITEAMQRMVIPGEPTDDGTEMLQQLKEKF